A segment of the Zalophus californianus isolate mZalCal1 chromosome 15, mZalCal1.pri.v2, whole genome shotgun sequence genome:
GTTCTGAGTGTTGTCACCAAAGTCCCGTGCAGTCTGCTGTTGTCTTGAAAGCTCCTCCCTGCCAGAGTTCTCTGACACAAGGGCTCACTGTGACAGTTATCTGTAAAGACACATTGTCCAAGAGAAATTCCTGTGGTTCAGAATGGGCCCAGGCCTTGAAGCCTGTTGACAATACTAAAGCCAGAAGAACACTAAAGTTCTCAAAATCCTTAAACGATGTGGGCGAGAGGGCCCAGGATACTGTGGAAAGTTTTGACTATGTGGAAAGAACTTGCTCCGAAGGGAAACTGATACTCCCTCCAGATCCGGGTCTGAGAATTAACAGGTTccaccagaaggaaaaaagagcacTGCATCGCAAACCTCTTGGCAATTCCAAACATTCTTGTGTTTCCTCCCTTTCTGTCAATCGGTCAACTGCCTCAGAGGTGGAAGCTGGCAAGGGGGGCATGCATGTCCCTCTTTTGGAGGAGAAAGCAGATGGCGAAGCCGTGTCCCAGAGCCGGCGACTGCTCCGGTACCTGTTCTCGCTCTCGCATGGCTTGAGCACCCACAGCCTGCACAGGTTCCATGAGCTGGAGAACCGTGCCGCCCGTCTGCACACCGCCAAGTCCTCCAGCGGGCTGGCAGGGAGCACGGGCTTCTGCTCGGATGAGATGGGAGACGACGATGTCTTCGAGGACAGCACATCTGCAAAGTGGAAAAGCAAGGTCCTGCGGGCGCCCCTCTGCTCAGGGGAGAAGGACAGTGACCTGGATTGTCCTTCTCCCCCCTCTGAAAAATGCCCCCCGATCTCTCCTGTGTCCACGTCAGGGGATGCCTGCAGGTTGGTTTACCAAGAACCACCATTCTGGCCAGCTCTGCTCCCCAGACCTCGGTGGCCTCATCTTGCTTTTAATATGTGAAGTTTCAGGAAAATGAAGTAATGGGGGGTTGGTAGACAATTGTGGGTTAATGGTTTTCTCCAGAACAATGGAGTATTGATATCATTCGACAAACCAGTTTTTATGAGAATGGGTCCCAAATAGTTTCACAGATGATTAAAGGGGAAGATGCTACACATATTAAAGGCCAAGCTGACTCTTCTCAACCAAAAATAAGTAGAGTTTGCTTAAGgaaattggaagaaagaaaatagtatcTCCAGTTTTCCAGCTTGAGGATCTAGATGTTAAGCATTGGCTGCCCCTTCCGGCTTCATTTTTACCCTTTGTTCCAGTTACAACACAGTGTACATGGGAAGAAGCCGGCCTCCCACagcaccttccttccttctttttaactCAGATGTGGCCACCTCTGCCCAGGTCCTGACTCCACTTCCCACCTTTGTCTTCCCGTGTGCAGCATCCTTGTCTGGCTTCCAGAATCTTTCAGAATCCGCTTTTTGTCACCACACTCAAGCTTTCCCTATTCCAGCCTTTCCCTGGGTGCCCCTTCCGGGCCAGCTGTTACCATTTCTAACAGTTGGATCAGAAACCCCTCTCACAGAAACAAAGAGCTGTGAGcctggccagggccagggcccagCTCCTGTCAGGCCAGGTGTCCCTGCCTGTTCTCCAGCTGCTGGATCGGACCCTTCTGTTTCTCAAAAGTCTGTTAAGTTCCTTGAGGTTAGTAGCTACATCCTCTTGCATGCACCCTTAGAAATCGTGAATGATTTAAAATTCTCGCTtcctcaaaaaagaaacaaatggcgGCACCTTCTAATGGAGTTTTTAGGTCCAGGAGAGgtcctgtgttttctttgtgtACTGTCTGAGGGAGGACGGAGATGTGTAGTATGGTGTGTGAAGGTGAAGTCAGTGATTATGGCTAAAAATCAAGTTCATCATCTTTTTAAGTCACTGGTATTTTTGGAAAGTAGAGTGCTAGTTTTGTTTTACACAGAAATTTTCCTCTAATTATTTTAACATGTTGTGAAAGAGGCTTCCATGTTGCCTTAAATTTGGCTTTCAGTGAAGTTCTTAAATCTTACCAAAAATGACTGCTTTGTCATTTCTTatatcattttttcctctctgatgCAAAATGCCATCCAGACTTTCCATGTTGGTGCGGTAAGCTAGAAGTTTTTAGTTTATAGTCATTGTTCACATCcgtgtttgtgtgtttttgtgcttGTGGTCCTTTCTGTGATGTTTGTTGTTGAAAGTTTTCACTGGGGGGATTGACCCTCCCCTGAAGTGTCCTCTCCCCTGGTATGTGGCCCTCCTGGTAATGACTGGCTTTGCTCTCCCCACAGGATCTGCCACTGTGAAGGGGATGACGAGAGCCCTCTGATCACCCCCTGCCGCTGCACCGGGAGCCTGCACTTCGTGCACCAGACCTGCCTGCAGCAGTGGATCAAGAGCTCCGACACGCGCTGCTGTGAGCTCTGCAAGTACGAGTTCATCATGGAGGTCAAGCTGAAGCCTTTGCGAAAAGTACGTGGAAGGACACCTTTGGAAGTGCTCTCACCTCTTTGAAATGAGGGGCCCCTGGCAGAGTTAGCCCCTTGGCCGGGATGAAGCCGTAGCTTGCTTACGCTCCTGTCTGTCAGAAGTGGGTGCTGGCGCAGGTGTTCATGCTGCAGGTGTCGTCATTTCTGGGTCTTCTTTCCCGCTCCCTCCTCTCAGGAAGAGTTCTTTATGACCCTTCAGTCCTAACGTGTTTTTCAGTCAGACTAAGACTGCTTGTCTGTGTCAGTCGTTTGGCCCTCAGTCACCCTGTGGTCCCACGTTTGGACCACAGACTGTTTTGTGACGTCTTAGCATttagttttatatgtattaactgtTCATGTCTTGCCTCTGATTAGGACTGTATATTATTAGACATTAGTATCTTTCCCTTGCACAAAGCACATAGTGCATTTATTTGTTAGATACCTGTGATAAATATTTGCTAGTTGGtagggggagggtgggtgggaaaaGAGAGGAACTGCAGGCCTTACGGGAAACGCCCCTCTCTTCAGGCCCCGTGTCACGGCTCTCTCTGAGTGGAGCATCGTCTGGTAGGCGCTTCCTGTGTAAATGGTTTAATATGTTTGTCTGTATGCCCAGCACATAAGGTTTTGTTTGGTAGAATAAGACTTGTTCGTATCTCAGAATTTTGGTATGTATATTCAAGGGGAATCACACAATCACATCACAACACATGACAAGGCCAAGTGAATGTTCGATTAAGTGGTGGCAGAACACATCAGACATTTAGAAGCATTGGCCTGTGGGCTGGAGCCTTGGGGAGTTGGAGTGGTGGTAGTGTCACAGAATGTTTGGGTGTTCAAGCCGTTCTTGAAGGGTCAGTAGGATTTGGAGTAAAGTGAAGGGAGTTGAGAGAGGTCAGATTGTGTAGAAAAGCATACACCAAAAAGGTGAGGGTGAGCATTTCAGGTCAGTGTGAAAGGCTTGGGCTGAGTGTACTTAAAGAAATAGCAGGAAATCAGGGAGCAGGGGGGCATTTTAGGAGGAAAGCCAAAAGAAGATACTATATAAAAGCATAGCAAAAAGCACTTGGGGTGTTGGAGAGGCAAATGCAAactacttaaaaaatgttttgcccTATAAAGACTGTATAATTTACTGGATACCTACTCTGTGCTGGTCCCTCAAATGAGACTTGTAGCACTTTGACCAATGTAGGTAATCCACGAGGCTCTACTTTCAGCGTGTCCTACATAGAACCATCTGGAGAGAGGCTGTGACTAGGGCTGGCCAAGGATATGCAGAGTGTTtacagtttgttctttttctctatcCTTATGTGTTTTCTTCTGATTCGGAAAGcagtaaatgaaagagaaaatctggCTCTTTGGAGTCAATTAATGAGCTCCTAGAGGAGATGGGACTGGCAGAGCCTACTTGTACCAGGAACTCTTAGCATCGATTTCAAGCTGTTGCTGCCAAAGTAGCAAAGGACCAAAGAGTGAGCGCCTTCTGCCATCACCTTCACGATATGGCGTGACCCATCTGCTAGTGTGTTGTGGCGTCATCAGCCCTCTTCCCCTTGCCCATGCCAGTCAGCAAGGCAGGGAGGTCTCCTGTGTGCCACCTGGGTCGGGGGCCAACATGCTGGGTTCATCAGGACTGGAACCATAGAGTCCTTTAGCTAGCCATTGGCTGTCTGCCTGCAAGAATAAGCAGACAAGAGGATTGATTTCTCGTTGTGGTCTATAGCTCATCTTGATCCCAGCTTCTCTTCATTGCATAAAAAGTTGGCTGTTGACAGAATACCAGTGCCCGGTACCTGGTTGAAGCCAAGTGGTTTAAGGTGAATGACCTTTGGTATTTGGGAAAATTCATGAAGTCtgggaaaaggggaggggagagcaagCCACTCTTACCCATCTACAGTGCTCTCACCCCCATTGTAGTCCTTTACGTCTGGGGTCCCGTACCTCATGCTCTGCATGTTGTCTTTCCAGTGGGAGAAGTTGCAGATGACGGCCAGTGAGCGCAGGAAGATCATGTGCTCAGTGACATTCCATGTCATCGCCATCACCTGTGTGGTCTGGTCCTTGTATGTGCTCATCGACCGTACCACTGAGGAGATCAAACACGGACAGGCAACAGGTATGTGCTCAGAGTGAAATATGAGCTCAGCATAGAGATCCTGGGTAACACATGGGGGTCATTCCAGATTGGTTTTTAAGTCAGACTTCAAATGTCTGGGTTTCTGGAGCGGGGGCATCAATTATGAAGCACCAAGCATTGTTTTTGGATGTTTCTCTTGCTGTGgtgagtactttttaaaaaacccagttAGAAGAGGTCAGATCAGGGAGAATCTCCACACACTGTCTCCTGGAAGAGCAGCAAGATAAGAGAATGGGTACTCTCTGCCATCCCACCTTTGATGAAGCAAGATTTGATGAGTGAAGAATCCATTGGTTATGGGTGGGAAGGTCAGAAGTTGTGTTTTGTTTACATCAGATCTTAAATTAGGTCTGCTGATAGGCTAACTGggtttttccttcttccaggaaTCCTGGAGTGGCCTTTTTGGACTAAACTGGTGGTTGTGGCCATCGGCTTTACCGGCGGACTTCTTTTTATGTACGTTCAGTGCAAAGTGTATGTACAATTATGGAAGAGACTCAAGGCTTATAACAGAGTAATCTATGTTCAGAACTGTCcagaaacaagcaaaaagaatatttttgaaaaatctgcaCTAACAGAACCcaactttgaaaataaagatgGACATGGAATCTGTCATTCTGACACAAactcttcttgttggacagaacCTGAAGACACTGGAACAGAAATCGTTCATGTCTGATTTTGTGCTGGGGTTAGTTTTCCTGGACATCGAAGAACAGCTGAAGGAAATTGTTTACTGCCAATTGTGTACCTTTTCTTACGTCCTTTAATAGCATAGACCGGGCAGGTGACTGTTTCAAAGGCTTCTCTTTTTCTAACCCCTCCTTAGTGAATCTTCTGGAAAGCCCTTACATTGGCTGGGCATGGCCGGGTTCCACTTCTGCCAGCCTTCCCACGGGAAGGGAGGTCCCCGTGATGCCATGTGATGGGGAGCTGGCTGGGCTCTGGCTCATGAGACCTTGAgcagaatgagagaataaaatgcccaacttgagggaagagcaggagcagggtggCACCCTGGCCTCTCCCGGTTGGCAGTAGCCCCCACCCTGGCGTGGAGTGTTTGGAACTGTCTAGCAGCCGTGATGAGAGGATTTCCCTCATCACCAAGAAGAGCCCGGGAGCTGAGCCCCCTCTGCCGACACTGCTGCTGGCCGTTTTCCAGAGCAGATGGGGCTGTGGTGCTCTGTGCGTGGTGGCGAGGGATTCACTAAGCAAACAGCACTttacaaagagagaatctttatTTTGTAATATGTGTGTCCAGTGGGATGGACATTTAAAAGAACGTCTCATTTAGAATCCTTCCTTTCATGATCTCTTTTACGTTATAATAGATCTAAAACCCTTTTTGCCTTATATATTCTAAGAAACCTGACATCTGCTCTGTGTGCATCAGAGGGACTTGTGGGTCTAAAGCAGGACAAACAGATCTGAGGCTTTTTCCTAACATTTCATGGAAATGAATGGATGCCAGATGGCAATTTGAGCCCAATTCCTGTGGTTTCAAGCCTATTTTATGACAAGTCTTTATGTCATGGGCCTGCcccaaacatttctttttggaCAACACTGAAAAAGAAGGTTGTGTGAGATctaaatgaaaggaaggaaggaagtaattagaacaaaaatgaatatttaaaatgacttCTTTCCAGACAAAGCTCTCCAGTTTGTGCTGGCTTCACCAAAAGCGTAAGTGTGTGCTGCCCTGGTCTGGGGCTCGGGAACCAGGGGTGCTCTTGGGTGCCTGCCACCTTGCACGGCCTCTGATCCTGGGGAGGTCCTGTGGGTCACTGGCCCGGGCAGAGACAGACAGATGGGCTGGCCCTGGGACAAAGGCCAGGAGTGAGCAGCCAACTGCCAGGGCCCACGGTCActgcccccagccccgcctcTACCCATGTATCGCCTTAACTGGACTGGACAGAGAGGATCCTTGTGGTCAGTTCGTTCTATCATCAGGGATTATCTCCTGTACCATTTTCATAAGACAAAACCAAAATCACTACCATCAAATGGCCTTTGTCCCTTTaaagtctgcttaaaattctgtttttaaaaatgggttttaCTTTGCCGGGTAAATAGGAGTTAACTCCAGGAAAATAGGTCAGGAGGGTCCGCAGTGTCACAGGAGTGTGCCCAGGTACTTACTCTCCAGGTGACTCTGCATCTGTAGAGCCTCCTCTAAGGGGAAGGATGCCTGGGGGTCCTGCCCTCAGTCCCCTGAGCCTTAGGTGCCTTGCCTGTCTTGTTAAGAGGATGAAGCAAACACAAGACGATCCCTTTGCCTTTCAGAGTAGAAGTGCTCTGGTTTGTTTGGAAAACCAGGAGGAGGCT
Coding sequences within it:
- the MARCHF8 gene encoding E3 ubiquitin-protein ligase MARCHF8 isoform X1; this translates as MSMPLHQISAIPTQDATSARVYRSKTKEKEREEQNEKTLGHSMSHSSNISKAGGSSLASAPVSAFPRSSVTPSNQDICSSSAVCSECCHQSPVQSAVVLKAPPCQSSLTQGLTVTVICKDTLSKRNSCGSEWAQALKPVDNTKARRTLKFSKSLNDVGERAQDTVESFDYVERTCSEGKLILPPDPGLRINRFHQKEKRALHRKPLGNSKHSCVSSLSVNRSTASEVEAGKGGMHVPLLEEKADGEAVSQSRRLLRYLFSLSHGLSTHSLHRFHELENRAARLHTAKSSSGLAGSTGFCSDEMGDDDVFEDSTSAKWKSKVLRAPLCSGEKDSDLDCPSPPSEKCPPISPVSTSGDACRICHCEGDDESPLITPCRCTGSLHFVHQTCLQQWIKSSDTRCCELCKYEFIMEVKLKPLRKWEKLQMTASERRKIMCSVTFHVIAITCVVWSLYVLIDRTTEEIKHGQATGILEWPFWTKLVVVAIGFTGGLLFMYVQCKVYVQLWKRLKAYNRVIYVQNCPETSKKNIFEKSALTEPNFENKDGHGICHSDTNSSCWTEPEDTGTEIVHV
- the MARCHF8 gene encoding E3 ubiquitin-protein ligase MARCHF8 isoform X2; the protein is MKLQNEKTLGHSMSHSSNISKAGGSSLASAPVSAFPRSSVTPSNQDICSSSAVCSECCHQSPVQSAVVLKAPPCQSSLTQGLTVTVICKDTLSKRNSCGSEWAQALKPVDNTKARRTLKFSKSLNDVGERAQDTVESFDYVERTCSEGKLILPPDPGLRINRFHQKEKRALHRKPLGNSKHSCVSSLSVNRSTASEVEAGKGGMHVPLLEEKADGEAVSQSRRLLRYLFSLSHGLSTHSLHRFHELENRAARLHTAKSSSGLAGSTGFCSDEMGDDDVFEDSTSAKWKSKVLRAPLCSGEKDSDLDCPSPPSEKCPPISPVSTSGDACRICHCEGDDESPLITPCRCTGSLHFVHQTCLQQWIKSSDTRCCELCKYEFIMEVKLKPLRKWEKLQMTASERRKIMCSVTFHVIAITCVVWSLYVLIDRTTEEIKHGQATGILEWPFWTKLVVVAIGFTGGLLFMYVQCKVYVQLWKRLKAYNRVIYVQNCPETSKKNIFEKSALTEPNFENKDGHGICHSDTNSSCWTEPEDTGTEIVHV
- the MARCHF8 gene encoding E3 ubiquitin-protein ligase MARCHF8 isoform X3 translates to MSMPLHQISAIPTQDATSARVYRSKTKEKEREEQNEKTLGHSMSHSSNISKAGGSSLASAPVSAFPRSSVTPSNQDICRICHCEGDDESPLITPCRCTGSLHFVHQTCLQQWIKSSDTRCCELCKYEFIMEVKLKPLRKWEKLQMTASERRKIMCSVTFHVIAITCVVWSLYVLIDRTTEEIKHGQATGILEWPFWTKLVVVAIGFTGGLLFMYVQCKVYVQLWKRLKAYNRVIYVQNCPETSKKNIFEKSALTEPNFENKDGHGICHSDTNSSCWTEPEDTGTEIVHV